Proteins from one Candidatus Planktophila sp. genomic window:
- the pyrE gene encoding orotate phosphoribosyltransferase → MSSREALRDQIVKKAVVHGKVILSSGKEADYYVDLRRVTLDHEAAPLVGEVMLELTKDLNYEAVGGLTLGADPVATAMMHVAAQQGKRIDAFVVRKAEKAHGLQRRIEGPDVKGKRVLAVEDTSTTGGSVLMAVDALLEAGAIVVGVAVIVERGAAPKIKAAGYEYRAAFQLEDLGL, encoded by the coding sequence ATGAGTTCACGCGAGGCGTTAAGAGATCAGATTGTAAAAAAAGCCGTGGTGCATGGCAAAGTCATCCTCTCCTCAGGTAAAGAGGCTGACTACTACGTAGATCTTCGCCGCGTCACCCTTGATCACGAAGCCGCACCCTTAGTTGGCGAGGTGATGTTAGAGCTCACAAAGGATTTGAATTACGAGGCCGTCGGAGGATTAACACTTGGAGCCGATCCCGTTGCAACGGCGATGATGCATGTTGCTGCCCAGCAAGGAAAGAGGATTGACGCTTTTGTTGTTCGTAAAGCGGAGAAGGCCCATGGCTTACAACGTCGAATTGAAGGTCCTGATGTAAAGGGAAAGCGCGTATTGGCCGTGGAAGATACATCAACAACCGGTGGATCAGTTTTAATGGCGGTCGATGCCCTCCTTGAAGCCGGTGCAATCGTTGTTGGTGTCGCAGTAATTGTCGAACGCGGCGCGGCACCAAAGATTAAAGCAGCGGGATACGAATACCGCGCAGCTTTTCAGTTAGAGGATTTGGGTCTTTAA
- a CDS encoding DUF1800 family protein produces MDARRLETSRLFDRFGFGPRPGEYAQALKDGVATVRVRLTTIPDTTTNLLPVIEPEIIDLGRYPAANSPEVVPFAIAMRSQAQAMSLWWLDLMALNEHGLLERMVWFWHGHWATSIEKLNFPLPMFKQNKVFRTHALGDFNAMVKAMLNDGALQFWLDGQDNTVKAPNENLGRELMELFVLGVNRYTEDDVKAISRVLTGYQVVRSNGTVTINQNRRDTNPVTLLGKTGVFTGDTLSDFLVARDDCAIFISERLWYRFISSTEVMPADFSAKEAFAGRNITAAVQAMAADSAMRDPKNSLVKSPVEWFISACRALELTPSQLQTPAQLNGFLDKLGQVPFKPPNVGGWPAGEAWLSSATSQYRLAFASWLVKQSGLTALTAIPRELRVRGSADWLGVPEWSSRTQSALRSALDDPVQFALLALCSPEYIVSA; encoded by the coding sequence ATGGATGCACGGCGTCTTGAGACATCGCGATTATTTGACCGCTTTGGTTTTGGTCCCCGTCCGGGCGAATATGCGCAGGCGTTAAAAGATGGTGTAGCGACTGTACGGGTTCGATTAACAACTATTCCAGACACCACAACCAATCTCTTACCCGTGATTGAACCCGAAATTATTGATCTAGGAAGGTATCCGGCAGCAAACTCCCCAGAGGTTGTTCCATTTGCAATCGCGATGCGAAGTCAGGCTCAAGCGATGAGTTTATGGTGGTTGGATTTAATGGCATTGAATGAACATGGCCTGCTTGAGCGCATGGTCTGGTTTTGGCATGGACATTGGGCGACTTCCATTGAAAAATTGAATTTTCCCTTACCGATGTTCAAACAAAATAAAGTCTTTCGAACACATGCACTTGGCGATTTTAATGCGATGGTTAAGGCGATGCTCAATGATGGTGCATTACAGTTTTGGTTAGACGGTCAGGACAACACCGTTAAAGCCCCTAATGAAAACTTAGGCCGCGAACTTATGGAGCTATTTGTTCTCGGAGTAAATCGATATACCGAAGATGATGTCAAAGCGATATCGCGTGTGCTCACTGGATATCAAGTTGTACGCAGTAATGGAACTGTAACAATTAATCAAAATCGCCGGGATACAAATCCCGTAACTTTGTTAGGTAAAACTGGTGTATTTACCGGCGACACACTTAGTGATTTCCTAGTAGCTCGAGATGATTGTGCAATATTTATTTCAGAGCGGTTGTGGTATCGATTTATTTCTAGCACCGAAGTTATGCCAGCAGACTTCTCAGCAAAAGAAGCATTCGCGGGGCGAAATATCACGGCCGCCGTTCAGGCAATGGCGGCAGATTCTGCAATGCGAGATCCTAAAAATTCGCTGGTTAAATCTCCCGTTGAATGGTTTATCTCTGCTTGTCGTGCACTCGAATTAACTCCATCTCAACTACAAACGCCCGCTCAATTAAATGGTTTTTTAGATAAATTAGGTCAAGTTCCATTTAAACCACCAAACGTGGGTGGTTGGCCAGCGGGTGAGGCTTGGTTATCCTCGGCCACTTCTCAATATCGATTGGCATTTGCCTCCTGGCTTGTCAAACAGAGTGGTTTAACCGCACTTACTGCGATTCCTCGGGAGTTAAGAGTTCGAGGAAGTGCCGACTGGTTAGGTGTACCTGAATGGAGCTCTCGAACTCAATCTGCTCTACGGAGCGCACTCGATGATCCAGTTCAGTTTGCCCTCCTGGCTTTATGCAGTCCTGAATACATAGTGAGTGCTTAG
- a CDS encoding DUF1501 domain-containing protein — MDTISRRRFLKLTTGAVAVGVTANFLTFDEIAEAAIDRPLAAGTPIVVVVTLYGGNDGLNTVIPYKDPIYFSSRPDISYQAETMLPLDSELALNPSMTGIKNLWDQNKVAIVRGVGYPKSDRSHFSSMAKWQTASPGKAVNSGWLGRWLDSQPEDPMLAISLGSVLPPMLSGTKISGSALPLGGLVIPKGAFASQCIKLSKPAPTDSKLMAAAATSMRNLFSVSTAIQPILKAPAPVAVDLPTVNGGNAGGGSDLSQQLDVVAKLIAAGSPTKVWSVSLGGFDTHANEANAQAALLGVVSSSLTRFMSQLKSTSRLNDVTVMVYSEFGRRVKGNASQGTDHGTSGPMFLIGEKVKGGFYGDQPALSKLVDGDLAVTTDFRDVYATILESVLKTPAEQILGKWSGRTAFSTA; from the coding sequence ATGGATACGATTTCGCGACGCAGGTTTCTAAAATTAACTACTGGCGCAGTTGCAGTGGGAGTCACCGCGAATTTTTTAACCTTTGATGAAATCGCTGAGGCGGCAATTGACCGCCCTCTCGCAGCCGGTACACCAATTGTCGTCGTTGTAACTTTGTACGGTGGAAACGATGGTCTAAATACTGTTATTCCTTATAAAGATCCAATCTATTTTTCTTCGAGACCAGATATTTCTTATCAGGCAGAAACAATGTTGCCACTTGATTCCGAACTAGCTCTAAATCCGTCAATGACAGGAATAAAAAACCTGTGGGATCAAAATAAGGTAGCTATTGTTCGCGGAGTTGGCTATCCAAAATCTGATCGCTCACATTTTTCATCTATGGCAAAGTGGCAGACTGCATCTCCCGGCAAGGCGGTTAATAGTGGCTGGTTAGGCCGTTGGTTAGATTCTCAACCCGAAGATCCAATGCTCGCAATCTCTTTAGGATCTGTGCTGCCGCCAATGCTTTCCGGAACAAAGATTTCCGGATCAGCGCTACCGTTGGGTGGATTAGTAATACCAAAGGGTGCTTTTGCCTCTCAATGTATTAAACTTTCAAAACCTGCACCAACTGATTCAAAGTTAATGGCAGCGGCGGCAACCTCAATGCGAAATCTCTTTTCGGTTTCAACGGCAATACAACCGATATTAAAAGCACCGGCGCCAGTCGCAGTTGACTTGCCAACGGTAAATGGTGGTAATGCAGGTGGAGGAAGTGATCTGTCACAACAGTTAGATGTGGTTGCGAAATTAATTGCTGCAGGATCGCCAACTAAAGTTTGGTCAGTCTCATTGGGAGGTTTCGATACACATGCTAATGAGGCCAACGCTCAGGCCGCACTGCTCGGTGTGGTCTCTTCATCTCTAACTCGATTTATGAGTCAGCTCAAATCAACTTCACGATTAAATGACGTCACGGTAATGGTCTACAGCGAGTTTGGTCGCAGAGTAAAGGGCAATGCATCCCAAGGAACCGATCACGGGACATCTGGGCCAATGTTCCTAATAGGTGAAAAGGTTAAGGGCGGTTTTTATGGTGACCAGCCAGCATTATCGAAGCTTGTCGATGGAGATTTGGCAGTGACGACGGATTTCAGAGATGTATATGCCACGATTCTAGAATCGGTTTTGAAAACACCCGCCGAACAAATTCTTGGTAAATGGTCAGGCAGGACCGCTTTTTCAACTGCTTGA
- a CDS encoding ribbon-helix-helix protein, CopG family has translation MVAKAKPNIKSSARSRYVDLEHEIILDRNGKRVTSAYVERILKKDLGVIIGRPSLTGPKIHSPEIKARVPKKLKVALEREAKRRGETASSIIREALEKYLKSA, from the coding sequence ATGGTTGCCAAAGCTAAACCTAATATAAAGTCGTCGGCGAGGTCTCGCTACGTTGATTTAGAGCATGAAATAATTCTTGATAGAAATGGAAAGCGCGTAACAAGCGCGTATGTAGAGAGAATACTAAAAAAGGATCTCGGCGTGATTATTGGTCGGCCCTCTTTGACCGGTCCAAAAATACACTCTCCTGAAATTAAGGCAAGAGTTCCAAAGAAACTTAAAGTTGCACTTGAAAGAGAAGCTAAGCGCCGCGGGGAAACTGCATCCTCGATTATCAGAGAGGCATTGGAAAAATACTTAAAATCTGCTTAG
- a CDS encoding helix-turn-helix transcriptional regulator has product MSENTKNNSLDDDAAVYVISVAAEISGLHPQTLRQYDRLGLVSPNRTEGRNRRYSLRDIALLRAVQRLVGEGINHAGIKRIIDLESAMANMAIEVAQLRIEVDALIDANPPKGLMRRNRTEVILYKDEN; this is encoded by the coding sequence ATGAGCGAGAATACTAAAAATAATTCGCTAGACGATGACGCCGCCGTTTATGTGATATCTGTCGCCGCAGAAATCTCTGGTCTACATCCTCAAACTCTGCGCCAATATGATCGATTAGGTTTAGTTTCTCCAAATCGCACCGAGGGTCGCAACCGTCGATATTCACTGCGTGATATTGCATTACTTCGTGCGGTACAAAGATTAGTTGGCGAAGGCATTAATCACGCAGGGATAAAGAGAATTATTGATTTGGAGTCTGCGATGGCCAATATGGCGATTGAAGTTGCGCAGTTGCGTATTGAAGTCGATGCTTTAATAGATGCGAATCCACCTAAAGGCTTAATGCGTCGAAATCGCACCGAAGTAATCCTTTACAAAGACGAAAACTAA
- a CDS encoding DnaJ C-terminal domain-containing protein: MAAKDLYEKDFYKVLGVDKKAGADEIKKKYRSLARELHPDKNKGDAVKEEKFKGISEAYEILSDAKKRAEYDEARSLYERGGFRAPMGGGQGQQGGDFNDIFGGGNPQDIFANLFGGGRRGPRKGQDLQTEATITFRESIFGTTLDLRLATDRGATQNITARVPAGVNDGAKIRVKGKGAEGEAGPGDLFILLHVKPHAIFARKGENLTLTLPVTFAEAALGADIKVPTMSGDDVTVRIAPGTSNGRTLRVKGRGITKGSTTGDLLVCVDVQVPQRVDGKALEALKVFAQETAHQNVRADLIAKAKV, from the coding sequence ATGGCCGCCAAAGACCTATATGAAAAGGACTTTTATAAGGTTCTCGGAGTAGATAAGAAAGCTGGCGCCGATGAAATCAAGAAAAAATATCGCTCGCTAGCGCGAGAGCTTCACCCCGATAAAAACAAGGGCGACGCCGTAAAGGAAGAGAAGTTCAAGGGCATATCTGAGGCCTATGAGATCTTGTCAGATGCTAAAAAACGGGCCGAATATGACGAAGCGCGCTCGCTCTATGAGCGCGGCGGATTCCGCGCGCCGATGGGCGGGGGACAAGGCCAGCAAGGTGGAGATTTCAACGATATCTTCGGCGGCGGAAATCCACAGGATATCTTCGCTAATTTGTTCGGCGGTGGTCGCCGCGGTCCACGTAAGGGTCAGGATTTACAGACCGAAGCGACGATTACATTTCGTGAATCGATTTTTGGCACAACGTTGGATCTGCGCTTAGCAACCGATCGCGGAGCGACACAAAACATCACGGCACGTGTGCCGGCGGGAGTTAACGATGGCGCCAAGATTCGAGTCAAAGGCAAAGGAGCTGAGGGCGAAGCTGGTCCGGGTGACTTATTTATTCTCTTGCACGTAAAACCTCATGCAATATTTGCACGAAAAGGCGAAAACTTAACTCTGACTTTACCGGTCACTTTTGCCGAAGCCGCACTTGGCGCTGATATAAAAGTGCCGACGATGAGTGGTGACGATGTCACTGTTCGTATTGCACCAGGAACATCTAATGGTCGCACCCTTAGAGTTAAAGGTCGCGGAATAACCAAAGGCTCAACGACAGGAGATCTTCTCGTGTGCGTTGATGTTCAGGTTCCACAACGCGTTGATGGCAAAGCGCTAGAAGCGCTAAAAGTATTTGCTCAAGAGACGGCGCATCAAAATGTACGCGCCGATTTAATCGCTAAGGCAAAAGTATGA